In Geopsychrobacter electrodiphilus DSM 16401, a single window of DNA contains:
- a CDS encoding homocysteine S-methyltransferase family protein, with the protein MDITLLDGGLGQELLARSATAPTGLWSTQFLIDHPDLVRELHGDYFLAGADIATTNSYAILPDRLSPFGLEHRFAELHRQACILAVSARDKHGQGLVAGSMGPTGRSYRPDLAPSIEEGAALYAEIASIQEPYVDIFLCETMSSVAQARGAVMGANSGRRPVWLAISVDDEDGTKLRSGESITEILPLISEFNLAALLINCSPPEAVSQALPVLAGQGIPVGAYANGFVEIAPEYLKEGATVDLLQARTNLGPEIYADFAEDWIKHGARIIGGCCEIGPAHIEELAKRLKPG; encoded by the coding sequence CTTCTCGATGGTGGTCTGGGCCAAGAACTACTGGCACGTTCTGCAACAGCACCGACCGGACTCTGGTCAACTCAGTTCTTAATCGACCATCCCGATCTGGTGCGTGAGCTGCATGGCGATTATTTTTTGGCAGGTGCAGACATTGCCACCACCAATAGCTATGCGATTCTTCCAGATCGGCTGAGCCCTTTTGGTCTCGAACATCGCTTTGCTGAGCTCCACCGGCAGGCGTGCATTCTGGCGGTTTCGGCCAGAGACAAGCATGGTCAGGGGCTGGTCGCGGGATCAATGGGCCCGACAGGTCGGTCCTATCGCCCTGATCTTGCCCCTTCAATCGAGGAGGGCGCGGCGCTATATGCTGAAATTGCCTCCATCCAAGAGCCTTATGTCGATATATTTCTTTGTGAAACCATGTCATCTGTGGCGCAGGCCCGTGGGGCGGTGATGGGAGCAAACTCCGGCAGGAGGCCCGTTTGGCTTGCGATCAGTGTCGATGACGAGGATGGCACGAAGCTCCGATCTGGAGAGTCGATCACAGAGATATTGCCGCTGATCTCAGAATTTAATCTCGCAGCATTGCTGATTAACTGCTCGCCCCCCGAGGCTGTCAGCCAGGCGCTCCCCGTGTTGGCTGGGCAGGGCATTCCGGTGGGTGCTTATGCAAATGGATTTGTGGAAATTGCGCCCGAATACTTAAAAGAGGGCGCGACTGTAGATCTCTTGCAAGCCCGCACCAACCTGGGGCCAGAGATTTATGCTGACTTTGCCGAGGACTGGATAAAGCACGGTGCCAGGATTATCGGGGGATGTTGCGAGATTGGTCCAGCTCACATTGAGGAGTTGGCAAAACGGTTGAAACCCGGCTAA
- a CDS encoding nitroreductase family protein, whose protein sequence is MRMKDLKPLIEKNRSYRRFDFGRKISEDFLVALVDAARMSQSAANLQPLSYITVSKEEMVTEVHKHMRWAGYLPDWNGPVNVERPVAYIVVLGNTEVKQTYREVDAGLAMQNMCICAAAEGIGSCMIGNLDKNMLVKLLEIPEQYEIIYAVAFGFPVEQVQIVPFAGDVKYYRNENQEHFVPKRLLKDILIKRG, encoded by the coding sequence ATGAGAATGAAAGATCTGAAACCATTGATTGAGAAAAACCGTTCCTACCGTCGGTTTGATTTTGGACGGAAAATATCCGAGGATTTTTTGGTCGCGCTGGTGGATGCGGCGCGAATGAGCCAGAGTGCGGCCAATCTGCAACCACTCAGTTACATTACCGTTAGTAAAGAAGAGATGGTTACGGAAGTGCATAAGCATATGCGCTGGGCCGGCTATCTACCTGACTGGAATGGACCTGTAAACGTAGAACGTCCTGTTGCCTACATTGTCGTTTTAGGCAATACAGAAGTTAAACAGACCTATCGAGAAGTGGATGCCGGGCTGGCCATGCAGAATATGTGCATATGCGCGGCAGCAGAGGGGATCGGCTCATGCATGATCGGCAACCTGGATAAAAACATGCTTGTGAAATTGCTCGAGATTCCTGAGCAATATGAAATTATTTATGCGGTGGCGTTCGGATTTCCGGTGGAACAGGTGCAAATAGTGCCGTTTGCAGGGGATGTGAAATATTATCGAAATGAAAATCAGGAGCACTTTGTGCCGAAACGATTATTGAAGGATATTTTAATCAAGCGGGGTTAA
- a CDS encoding DNA-3-methyladenine glycosylase I: MQAFQQIYQRAAARKGGEVVLRQLLTGNIKSPQQLADISDNRYLAEMTKAVFKAGFVWKIVEHKWAGFEETFWGFDVGRCAFMSPDDEDAICADTRIVRNRQKILTVPHNAVMIIETRKEHGSFGRFIADWSTQDFIGLLDYLGKHGARLGGMTAQYFLRVIGKDGFVLSRDGVHALIQAGVIDKPPTGKAARRKVQQAYNQWQQESGMGLSELSRVLALSIDAPKD; the protein is encoded by the coding sequence ATGCAAGCGTTTCAGCAGATCTATCAGCGTGCAGCTGCACGTAAAGGAGGTGAAGTTGTCCTGCGCCAGTTGCTGACGGGGAATATTAAAAGTCCGCAACAGCTCGCGGATATAAGCGACAACCGCTACCTGGCTGAAATGACCAAAGCGGTTTTTAAGGCGGGGTTCGTCTGGAAGATTGTCGAGCATAAATGGGCTGGTTTTGAGGAAACTTTCTGGGGTTTCGATGTCGGCCGCTGTGCCTTCATGTCACCGGATGACGAGGATGCGATCTGCGCAGACACGCGGATTGTCAGAAACCGGCAGAAAATTCTTACCGTTCCACACAACGCTGTGATGATTATTGAGACCCGCAAAGAACACGGCAGTTTCGGTCGGTTTATCGCCGACTGGTCGACACAGGATTTTATTGGCCTGCTTGATTATCTGGGCAAGCACGGCGCACGGCTCGGCGGCATGACTGCCCAATACTTTCTGCGCGTTATCGGTAAGGACGGCTTTGTTCTCTCGCGTGACGGGGTCCATGCCCTGATTCAGGCCGGAGTCATCGACAAACCGCCGACTGGAAAGGCAGCCCGCCGTAAGGTTCAGCAGGCCTACAACCAGTGGCAGCAGGAATCTGGTATGGGTCTGAGCGAACTCAGCCGAGTTTTGGCCCTGTCGATCGATGCGCCGAAAGACTGA
- a CDS encoding mechanosensitive ion channel family protein, translated as MAVSEYLSIIALITAGLALLFSLRWLLRRVEKKRHIDIKENNYQHAVPTSSPQNKPLKKAQENRTKSVRFRFTIIRHIITLTVVLLVALPISLHFLDKIPAAMFSLLIASSGVVIGIAARPFIENLIAGIVITFSRHLRIGDTVEIDHIYGTIEDITPIYTIIKTWDWQRYVIPNADMLSKEFLSLTLSDNYRWSHIEFWVAPDADLAEVKANALQVANGCPHFAPYEDPSFWVMGLEKEGIRCWLAAWADSPGDAWMLASEMRTGLAEKLRLLKIPPHRYQVDLAGALNGTDQPAPPAAATDTAEGTKWPRPNGPDSGDSYRA; from the coding sequence ATGGCAGTTAGTGAATACCTCAGCATAATCGCCCTGATAACAGCAGGACTGGCTCTGCTTTTCTCACTCCGTTGGCTACTCAGGAGGGTTGAGAAAAAGCGTCATATTGACATCAAAGAGAACAACTACCAGCACGCAGTGCCTACCAGCTCTCCGCAGAACAAACCACTGAAAAAAGCACAGGAAAATCGCACCAAGAGTGTTCGTTTCCGTTTTACCATTATCCGTCATATTATCACGTTGACCGTCGTGCTACTCGTCGCCTTGCCTATCAGTCTCCATTTTCTCGACAAAATCCCCGCCGCCATGTTTTCTCTACTTATCGCATCTTCCGGTGTGGTTATAGGTATTGCCGCACGTCCCTTCATCGAAAACCTGATTGCCGGTATTGTCATCACCTTTTCACGCCACCTGCGCATCGGCGATACGGTCGAAATTGACCATATTTACGGAACCATAGAGGATATTACACCGATCTATACCATCATCAAGACATGGGACTGGCAACGTTACGTGATTCCCAACGCCGATATGCTTTCCAAGGAGTTCCTCAGTTTGACCCTCAGTGACAACTATCGCTGGAGTCACATCGAATTCTGGGTCGCTCCGGATGCAGATCTCGCTGAAGTCAAAGCCAATGCGCTGCAGGTTGCGAACGGTTGCCCCCACTTTGCCCCTTATGAGGACCCGAGTTTTTGGGTCATGGGTCTGGAAAAGGAAGGAATACGCTGCTGGTTGGCGGCCTGGGCTGATTCGCCTGGCGATGCCTGGATGCTGGCGAGCGAAATGCGAACCGGCCTGGCCGAAAAGCTTCGCTTGCTCAAGATACCCCCGCATCGCTACCAGGTCGATCTCGCTGGAGCGCTGAACGGGACAGATCAACCGGCACCCCCGGCCGCAGCTACAGATACAGCAGAGGGGACAAAGTGGCCCCGCCCGAACGGCCCGGACTCTGGCGACTCGTATCGAGCCTGA
- a CDS encoding PAS domain S-box protein has product MSCLRMLCRIIFLLFMPLVAISPASVFAAENLVSTVQLTDAEHQWLKSHPTIILAPDPEFKPIEYIDKSGEYQGAAADIIRLLEKKLGIKITIAHLKNWDEAMTKFKNKEVDLLGAMVKTPNREKFATFTDTIVSVPGGIFTRSKTKSDLTLNDLKGKKVAVVSNYTAHDVLKAKYPDIILDVVPDVSTGLAKVSLGMVDAYVENMANATYYSQEAGITNLHLAGKTEFDYRWGIGIRKDWPELQGILNKGLASISKEERQQAIKRWIYIEGQQWRPSKNFIYGAVVSTFGILLLLAGFWNYALRKKVRNRTVLLQRELDERQRAESALQNLTSQLEERVREKTSELRASEENYRYISGLTSDFVHKCARTGSDPFRIQWVGGGIKAISGYSAEEVYEKGCWLPFVHSDDRKTVMSYLLSLTPGDRKTIEFRLISKQGETRWIAETCDCTRGEKEGELLLFGASRDITDRKRYEEELQMTRTSVEAASDAIFWIKPDGSIADVNPAACRSLGYTREELIQMSVADIDANTDADVLLQQFPELRKLGSMKFESEHCRKDGSVFPVEIATNYVQLEGEECNCAFVRDISERKQAENKYRMLFELSPIGMAMVDNETGEFLEVNNAVLRPSGYTREEFLKLSFWEITPQEYEAQELQQLRELAETGRFGPNKKEYIRKDGTKYPITISGVLFTDTNGRQVVWGIIEDITESVKAEEERLSLEKQLLYAQKLESLGVLAGGIAHDFNNILMAIIGNADLALKRINKESPAVENLHRIEQASERAADLAKQMLAYSGKGKFVIENIDLNILLEEMLHMLEVSISKKVVLRLNPYTPLPSVEADSTQMRQIVMNLVINASEAIGDKSGVIAITTGCMDCDRSYLKDVWLDENISEGLYVYLEIADTGCGMNKETLAKLFDPFFTTKFTGRGLGMAAVLGIVRGHKGAIKVYSEPNRGTTFKILLPACDRPVEIFNGASHYDDWKGEGTVLLVDDEETVRGIGAEMLKELGFTVITADDGREGVEQFKQNPDIDFVILDLTMPHMDGEQCFRELRQIKPDIKVIMSSGYNEQEVTQKFVGKGLAGFIQKPYKLSILRESIQKI; this is encoded by the coding sequence ATGTCCTGCCTCAGAATGCTTTGCCGCATTATCTTTCTACTTTTCATGCCGCTCGTTGCGATCTCGCCTGCCTCCGTTTTTGCGGCAGAGAATTTGGTCTCAACGGTGCAACTCACTGATGCAGAGCATCAATGGTTAAAGTCGCATCCTACTATCATCCTCGCTCCTGATCCTGAATTCAAGCCAATCGAATACATTGACAAGAGTGGTGAATATCAGGGCGCCGCTGCCGATATTATAAGGCTTCTTGAAAAAAAACTTGGGATTAAAATTACCATTGCCCACTTGAAAAATTGGGATGAGGCAATGACCAAGTTTAAAAATAAAGAGGTCGACTTGCTGGGGGCGATGGTAAAAACGCCAAACCGCGAGAAATTTGCAACCTTTACTGACACAATTGTTTCTGTCCCCGGAGGGATCTTTACACGTAGCAAGACAAAATCAGATCTGACTCTGAATGATCTGAAGGGAAAAAAGGTAGCTGTCGTTTCCAATTACACGGCCCATGACGTTTTAAAGGCGAAATATCCCGACATCATCCTTGATGTCGTACCGGATGTATCCACTGGTCTGGCCAAGGTATCGCTGGGAATGGTTGATGCCTATGTGGAGAACATGGCCAATGCAACCTACTATTCTCAAGAAGCTGGAATTACCAATCTTCACCTGGCCGGGAAGACAGAATTTGATTACCGTTGGGGGATAGGCATCCGCAAGGATTGGCCTGAGCTTCAGGGTATCCTCAACAAGGGACTTGCTTCCATCAGCAAAGAGGAACGGCAGCAAGCCATCAAACGCTGGATATACATCGAAGGGCAGCAATGGCGGCCATCAAAAAACTTTATCTACGGTGCAGTCGTTTCAACGTTTGGGATTCTTCTGCTGTTAGCAGGGTTTTGGAATTATGCACTACGTAAGAAGGTCCGCAACCGCACCGTCTTACTGCAACGAGAGCTTGATGAGCGACAGAGAGCAGAATCAGCCCTCCAGAACCTGACGAGTCAATTGGAAGAACGGGTTAGGGAAAAGACTTCTGAGCTCAGAGCCAGTGAAGAAAATTATCGCTATATTTCTGGTCTCACGTCGGACTTCGTTCATAAATGTGCCCGAACCGGTAGTGACCCTTTTCGCATTCAGTGGGTGGGTGGTGGAATAAAAGCCATCTCCGGATACAGTGCCGAGGAGGTTTATGAGAAAGGATGCTGGCTCCCTTTCGTACATTCTGACGACAGGAAGACAGTCATGTCTTATCTTCTTAGTCTGACACCAGGGGATAGAAAGACAATTGAATTTAGACTGATCTCAAAACAAGGAGAAACCCGTTGGATCGCAGAAACGTGCGACTGCACCAGAGGTGAAAAAGAGGGAGAGTTGCTTCTCTTTGGCGCCTCCAGGGACATTACTGACCGAAAACGCTATGAAGAAGAATTGCAGATGACCCGCACTAGTGTTGAGGCTGCTTCAGATGCGATCTTCTGGATCAAACCGGATGGCAGCATAGCAGATGTCAACCCAGCGGCCTGTCGCTCCCTCGGTTATACGAGGGAGGAATTGATTCAGATGAGCGTAGCGGATATCGATGCAAACACTGACGCAGATGTTTTGCTACAACAGTTTCCTGAACTTCGCAAGCTTGGCTCCATGAAATTTGAATCTGAACACTGCAGGAAAGATGGCAGTGTGTTCCCGGTTGAGATTGCAACCAATTATGTGCAGCTAGAAGGAGAAGAGTGTAACTGCGCTTTTGTAAGGGATATTTCTGAGCGTAAACAAGCAGAAAACAAATATCGTATGCTTTTTGAGTTATCTCCTATAGGTATGGCTATGGTTGATAATGAGACCGGTGAGTTTCTGGAGGTGAACAACGCAGTATTACGACCATCAGGTTACACAAGAGAAGAGTTTTTAAAGTTAAGCTTCTGGGAAATAACCCCACAGGAATATGAAGCACAAGAGCTGCAGCAACTGCGTGAGCTCGCTGAAACCGGGCGATTTGGGCCGAATAAAAAGGAGTATATTCGTAAAGACGGGACCAAATATCCTATTACTATCAGTGGAGTGCTTTTTACCGATACAAACGGGAGGCAAGTTGTGTGGGGCATCATAGAGGATATTACCGAAAGCGTGAAAGCTGAAGAAGAGCGCCTTTCTCTTGAGAAACAGCTTCTGTATGCCCAGAAACTGGAAAGTCTCGGTGTCCTGGCTGGCGGTATCGCCCATGACTTCAACAACATCCTCATGGCTATTATAGGTAACGCGGATTTGGCTCTGAAGCGGATTAACAAGGAGTCCCCCGCCGTCGAGAACCTGCACCGCATCGAACAGGCATCTGAACGGGCAGCCGACCTGGCCAAGCAGATGCTGGCCTACTCCGGTAAAGGAAAATTTGTTATTGAGAATATCGACTTAAATATTCTGCTGGAAGAAATGCTGCACATGCTGGAAGTCTCCATCTCCAAAAAAGTGGTGCTGCGCCTAAATCCATACACGCCACTCCCCTCGGTCGAAGCAGATTCCACCCAGATGCGGCAGATTGTCATGAATCTTGTAATAAACGCCTCTGAAGCTATCGGTGACAAAAGTGGCGTCATCGCCATCACCACTGGCTGCATGGATTGTGACCGGAGTTATCTGAAGGACGTTTGGCTCGACGAAAATATCAGCGAAGGACTCTACGTCTACCTGGAGATTGCCGACACCGGTTGCGGTATGAATAAGGAAACCTTGGCAAAGCTGTTTGATCCGTTCTTTACCACCAAATTCACCGGACGCGGATTGGGGATGGCAGCGGTACTCGGCATTGTTCGCGGGCACAAAGGTGCTATCAAGGTTTACAGCGAACCAAATCGGGGGACCACCTTCAAGATCCTGCTCCCTGCTTGCGACAGACCTGTTGAGATCTTTAACGGCGCCAGTCACTATGACGACTGGAAAGGTGAAGGCACGGTACTGCTGGTCGATGACGAAGAAACCGTGCGCGGCATCGGAGCAGAAATGCTCAAGGAGCTCGGTTTCACGGTCATCACCGCTGATGACGGTCGTGAAGGGGTAGAACAATTCAAACAAAACCCCGACATCGATTTCGTTATCCTGGACCTGACCATGCCACACATGGACGGGGAACAATGCTTCCGTGAACTGCGGCAGATCAAACCAGATATCAAGGTCATTATGTCAAGCGGCTACAATGAACAGGAAGTCACTCAGAAGTTTGTCGGCAAAGGCTTGGCAGGTTTTATTCAAAAACCGTACAAATTGTCAATACTGAGAGAGTCTATACAAAAAATTTAA